caccttttcaggattcaacggccggattttactgtcgcatttaatgcagtcaaatgcagtcacgcgcaaggcacgtcccctgacgtcagcctcccccgtacctttatcaaaatgccgaagtgactcgcttcgccgaagtgattcacttcgcttttcggggggggtagtgatggggtacggactaaacaagcccaatagcagtgacggcccatcagcccaaagcccaaggaagagtatcagttcggcattaccaaagagttcggccccagcctacagctcggtaaaagccgaccaatcaagctccactctcagatcggcaaaagctgctcggcaatagttcagcagttcggtctcagtattcgaccgaactggaagatagtcaactcatgcaggatcacatgcaggatagtggaccaagcacagagatagtggactcatgcaggatctcatgcaggatagtggacccatgcaggatctccatgacctccacgacatttacaaccatcattagtggtgatgcaagccacgatcttagttcaatgtataaatagaactcagatcagataaagaaaggttaagttctctagagatcaaatatcaaatagcaagtctgtattgtaagctgtagaaaacagatcaaacaatacaactctgccctcttttcttcccgtggacgtagatttacctcagtaaatcgaaccacgtaaatctctgtgtcgtgatctgcattttcctgcattcatcaccatcaaaaattcgcccaaccatcaagTATTGCCCTGTGCGAAATAACAGGTGAGAGCAAAAAGAGAAATAGTGTGGACTATGGAGAAAGAGTATTAGAGAAGCTCACTGCTCTTTAATTTTGattctagagagagagtgagagtgagagtacTGTACAAGGttcacaacacacacacacacacacactacaagGATAAAGACAGGAGAAGGGTCTCCATTTATCCTTCACTGCATTGGggttttttcctccatctcacCAAATCTCATTTCTCAGAGTTTCGCGACAAGGTGGGATTTTTTCCCCCATTCTATTGTTTTGATCACTTGTAATTTTTTTCAGCCTGCATTAATATAGTACAAAAAAATTGATTGTTGTTTGTTGAGAAAGTCATCAAGTAATTATCTCTAGACTGTTTTCTTCTAGTTCATTGCTTTAATTAGGGCAGTTTATTGGGCTGAATCAATGGATTTCTGAGTTTGGTTGTGTCGAATTCAACATCTACTGATTCTACAGCCACAATAATTCCTTTTCTGAGGTGAATTTATCACGAGGTTTTTAGATGTAGATTAATGTTAGGTGTGTTGATATGAGTAAAAAATGTTATACATTTTGATGCACTTTTTTTTGCCCTTTTTGCTACCAACATTTGgattcattttctttctttgaCTCCTCATTACTGTATCTGAGTATCAAGTTGACTGTTTCTCCTTTTTTCTGAATTATTTCTCACTAATTGTCAGACTTAGTATTTTCTGGGTGAacttttgattatttttaattcaCATCAATACATCATTGTTCTATTTGATTCTTAAAAGATCCATTATCTTGAGCTAAAGTCTATTTAAAttcctttattttttagttttgatTTTAAACAATTGTGCCGATTGATTGGTAATTTAAACTGAGTTAGGGTTGTTGTCTTCTTGCCATTATTATTTGTTTGTTGGGTTGATTCTACAATGCAGCTTTTGATTATCATATTATAATTTCCTGTTGTATTTCTGTATTGGTTCAATCCTGCATTTATTCATTCGAGGATGGACTAATTTGGGATGGATTCTTGAAATGTGGATACAGGGAGTTGGTCATTTGGTGCATTTGGGAGGTctaatttttctttacaaaaatGCTGAGGAAGAGAACTAGATCACAGCAAAAGGTTCAAAACATGAATAATACATTAGTTGATTCTACATCGGAGTCGTATTTTCCCTCTGATGGATCAAATCAAAAGCACAAAGATACCTCCCTTTTGAAGGTTCCTGGCTTGTTTGTGGGATTCAATGCTAAGACCTCAGATTCTGATGCAGTAAGAAGCCCCACATCGACGTTAGATTTTAGGATTTTTTCGAGTTTAGGCAATCCCTTTAGGTGTCTAAGAGCACAGAACGAGGGCCACCACAAGAGCTGGGACTGTACCAAAGTAGGTCTAAGCATTATAGATTCCCTCGATCATGAGCTTAATCAGAGTGTTGCTCAATCATCTGATAATAAGAATATTCTTTTCGGGCGACAAATGAGTGTTAGAAGTCCAACCTTTTGTAGTTCTTTGGAGGCACCTAAGTCACTGCCTAAAGATGTTGCTATTTTTACTAAGCCAGCCAATGCCCAGAAGCGCGATTCTGATGTTGTGTTTGAGATTGGGGAGGTCCCGTTCAAGCAGGAGGAGGCTCCTGGAAGAATCCGTGCTCGTTCAGTGGATTCTGGAAGGTATGGATCTCACCTGACAGATTTCAGAAACCTCAAGTCCAAGCTTGGGTCCGGCAGCTTTGGTGCTGAGAACTCTGTTCGTTCGGAGTCTGGAGGGGTTGGCATGAGCCCTAAATTAGGCAACCTAAGTGGGGAGAGGCTGAGTCAGGCTGGTCCACTGGGAAATAGTTTTATTAGTTCCATTCCCGCTAGTGAGATTGAGCTGTCTGAGGATTATACCTGTGTTAGAACTCACGGCCCCAACCCTAAGGTTACACATATCTTTGGTGACTGCATTTTAGAATGTCACAATGATTCTTTGAAGAACAGCGAAGACGTTCTTCCTCCTTATCCATCCGAGGATTTCTTGAAATTCTGTTTTTCTTGCAAGAAGAGGTTGGATGGTGAAGATATCTTCATGTATAGGTTAACCAGCCTCAACATTCCTTACCATCTTTGCGTTTCTTGTTGGTAATATCTGCATTGCATGATTTTGATGAACCACATGATGTTTTGTGCAGAGGCGAGAAGGCGTTTTGCAGCTCAGCTTGCCGCTCACAGGAGATGGAGATCGATGAGGAGGTGGAGGAAACCAACAACCACTCGTCTGAAAACCTCCTCTAGCAGCGGCTTGTTCGTGTGGAAACACTGTGGCCATGAATGATTAAACTGCAGCGCAGGTGCTCTCGTCCGTATCTGTAACTTAGAGCTGTTTCTGTATTTGTTTGCGGCCTTGGATGATCATCGAGCGCGTGTGGCCTCGTGCTGGATCGTGTTTAATCTCTCATGGTGATGGTATTTGTTTTGTGCAAGAAACAGTTTTGGACTTGGAATTTTTCTGAAATAGGAGAAGAAAAGCTGTATTTTGGTGATGTTGTAAAGGGTAGTAGCCCTGTGTGGCTCCCCCAATTTTATCACCTGCCTGATGAATTTTGAATCCATATAAATGGCTTTTCTGaccataaattttgaattttaaaaactgTGATGTTTTTATATTGAATTTGTGAACTCTTCTGCACTTAAATACACTTTCGGCTAGCAACCAATGACGTATTTTGGAATTTTGGGTGGAGTTAGCTGCTACATGGAGTAGAATTACTACTATAGGAGTAGATTTTAAAgataaatatagtactataagtACTATTTCTTATTTAAAACAATCATTTTCCTGTATGTCATGGATGTTAGATGGAATTATTTACTGTAGTTGAGATggttttttttggcaaaaaatttaaaaatttgatGTTCAAAACTAAATTTCGGTAAGGGTTTTGCATTCATTATGTCGATCCAATtacaattaattataaaataatagaatatgttcactaattttttttaactcgCTTCCTTCATGTGTTTTTTAAAGCTCTGGCTCGAATAAAAGTAAAATTCTTAACAAAAGTGGACTAAAATAAGGAAGAAATGTTGGCTAGGCGATGCGTGTGGTCACCCCTCTCTCATCTCCAACAATATTTTATCTGTGTTTCGCCATCATCATCATTCAATCCAAACAATTCTTCTCAAACATTATTTCGGTCTCCTGTATTAGTACTATTTACTGCTAGCAATACAGTTTACTAGACTAGGAGCATATGAAATATAACCACTTGTTTAAATGACGTAAATAAGGTTGGTACAACTCATAACTCTTACattattactccttccgtcccgcttaagatgatacattttcatttttaatttgtcccaacAAAAGATGACGCATTTACTTTTTTGAAaacattctctctccaattaatacaccaaatcattttttctcacttctattaaaatatttatatttctttcactctctattttaataattacactcacattttctctctccaattaaacattTGAAACAATAactcataaaatctcgtgccgtccaagaaatgtgtcatcttagctggagcggagggagtacatgttaCTTATAGAATTCTTGACCAAGAGCTTGACTCGAATTATCAGAATTTACCTTCTTGCCCATGGGCGGATCTAGCATGGTTGAAGGTGGGGCAAATCCCCTCCTCACTCCTTCTTCACCTCTATACATTTATTGCAAATTTttgaatatatacataaacttatACCAATTGCCccttttaaaatatataaaaaatatcctATATTATAATTTTGCCCCTCTTACAATGAAATCCTGGCTCCGCCCCTGTTCTTGCCCCTCAAGTTGCACTATTTTGGTATTTGGTAGTCTCCTAGAATTAGTTCGAGCAATTAATGGAGTATAGTTTAATCATGCAGTGGAATTCTATCTCGTGGATATAATCATATAAGTTGGGTGTAAGaacatccacaatgggacgcccgatgcgtgccatcATCCACGGGAGCCATCGtccgtccgccccattgtgggtgtccgccatcgtccgcgccttacgcccacgcccgatgcatcgtccgcgccttacgcccacgcccgatgcatcgtcagcgccattgtgggctcggcggacgatgggcgcggaagataggccatcgtccgcgccatcgggtgccccattgcgggatcggcggacgatggtcgcggacgatgccacacgtttttgatttttttctatttaaacctcgtttctcattcacttgttcatacgaacatctcgaGTTTCTCGTTTCGCtcctctctcacatttctacctatctc
This portion of the Salvia splendens isolate huo1 chromosome 10, SspV2, whole genome shotgun sequence genome encodes:
- the LOC121753393 gene encoding FCS-Like Zinc finger 10-like isoform X1, translating into MLRKRTRSQQKVQNMNNTLVDSTSESYFPSDGSNQKHKDTSLLKVPGLFVGFNAKTSDSDAVRSPTSTLDFRIFSSLGNPFRCLRAQNEGHHKSWDCTKVGLSIIDSLDHELNQSVAQSSDNKNILFGRQMSVRSPTFCSSLEAPKSLPKDVAIFTKPANAQKRDSDVVFEIGEVPFKQEEAPGRIRARSVDSGRYGSHLTDFRNLKSKLGSGSFGAENSVRSESGGVGMSPKLGNLSGERLSQAGPLGNSFISSIPASEIELSEDYTCVRTHGPNPKVTHIFGDCILECHNDSLKNSEDVLPPYPSEDFLKFCFSCKKRLDGEDIFMYRGEKAFCSSACRSQEMEIDEEVEETNNHSSENLL
- the LOC121753393 gene encoding FCS-Like Zinc finger 10-like isoform X2, with protein sequence MLRKRTRSQQKVQNMNNTLVDSTSESYFPSDGSNQKHKDTSLLKVPGLFVGFNAKTSDSDAVRSPTSTLDFRIFSSLGNPFRCLRAQNEGHHKSWDCTKVGLSIIDSLDHELNQSVAQSSDNKNILFGRQMSVRSPTFCSSLEAPKSLPKDVAIFTKPANAQKRDSDVVFEIGEVPFKQEEAPGRIRARSVDSGRYGSHLTDFRNLKSKLGSGSFGAENSVRSESGGVGMSPKLGNLSGERLSQAGPLGNSFISSIPASEIELSEDYTCVRTHGPNPKVTHIFGDCILECHNDSLKNSEDVLPPYPSEDFLKFCFSCKKRLDGEDIFIGEKAFCSSACRSQEMEIDEEVEETNNHSSENLL